From Leifsonia sp. fls2-241-R2A-40a, one genomic window encodes:
- the cobA gene encoding uroporphyrinogen-III C-methyltransferase, whose protein sequence is MSTRIGSVTLVGGGPGDPDLLTVAGVRALSEADIVLYDRLAPHETLAAMAPRAELVDVGKRPGHHPIPQEEIQRMMVAAALDGANVVRLKGGDPFVFGRGGEEVEACRSAGIPVVVVPGVTSAISVPAAAGIPVTHRNTSRMFTVVSGHAPLSPAELEHLAGLGGTIVILMGITNLPSITAGLLRFGMAPAMPVAVIEQGYSARQRTTFGELTTILTESVQARVASPAVVIIGEVVSLARGGDTDASAVLVDAAAVAGS, encoded by the coding sequence ATGAGTACTCGAATCGGATCCGTGACCCTGGTGGGCGGCGGCCCGGGCGACCCAGACCTCCTGACCGTCGCCGGGGTGCGCGCCCTGTCGGAGGCGGACATCGTGCTCTACGACCGGCTCGCGCCGCACGAGACGCTCGCCGCGATGGCGCCGCGCGCCGAGTTGGTCGACGTCGGCAAGCGGCCGGGTCATCACCCGATCCCGCAGGAGGAGATCCAGCGGATGATGGTCGCCGCCGCGCTCGACGGGGCGAACGTCGTCCGTCTCAAGGGCGGCGACCCGTTCGTCTTCGGTCGCGGCGGTGAAGAGGTGGAGGCGTGCCGCAGCGCGGGAATCCCGGTTGTCGTGGTCCCGGGAGTCACCAGCGCGATCTCGGTCCCCGCCGCTGCCGGCATCCCGGTGACGCACCGGAACACCTCCAGGATGTTCACCGTCGTCTCGGGCCACGCGCCGCTCTCCCCGGCCGAGCTCGAGCATCTCGCCGGACTCGGCGGCACCATCGTCATCCTCATGGGCATCACGAATTTGCCGTCGATCACTGCGGGTCTCCTGCGCTTCGGGATGGCCCCGGCGATGCCGGTCGCCGTCATCGAACAGGGCTATTCGGCACGGCAGCGCACAACCTTCGGCGAACTGACCACGATTCTGACCGAGTCGGTCCAGGCACGGGTCGCGTCTCCCGCGGTCGTCATCATCGGGGAAGTCGTCTCGCTGGCGCGCGGCGGCGACACGGACGCGTCGGCGGTGCTCGTCGACGCGGCGGCCGTGGCGGGATCCTGA
- a CDS encoding FAD-dependent oxidoreductase, with translation MSRPLRIVLVGYGPVGARFVEEMLPSIEAGQTSLVVVGAEDEDAYNRVLVAEYAVGAARRDRLNVTDTPAARTAGADIRLGDTAVAIDRVRQRVLTSSGAELPYDRLVLATGARANIPTLDGLQHCRRERDAMPAPGLDRGPRPLPRGVVALRDLADADAVAPVVAAGGTIVVFGAGVLGMEFALLAAGHGAQVVVVHHGPTPMARNLDEPGGRMLTRAVKALDVGMAAHARAESIGFRDTEGGRVFDGIGCADGTYIPGDLLVLSCGVGPRVELALAAGLVCSAGILVDEELRTWTDPDVFAIGDCAQVASAEDADAAGRVPGAPSGLIGPGWRQAGALARRLRAEATGSTAGADAAVALRERPTAVMLKATGIDVVSGGDHSADPWDADAEVTVWLDPARAVYLKTVVREGALAGFISVGLPHAGAELTLLFERHASLPAEPSALLRLDAADAGTAPVEDPLGPDATVCWCNGVTAGRISDAVASGCDTVDGVGKDTRAGTGCGGCKGRIAAILAAAAVP, from the coding sequence ATGAGCCGGCCGTTGCGGATCGTCCTGGTCGGCTACGGGCCGGTGGGCGCGCGGTTCGTGGAGGAGATGCTGCCCTCGATCGAGGCAGGCCAGACCTCTCTCGTCGTCGTCGGCGCGGAGGACGAGGACGCGTACAACCGGGTGCTCGTCGCCGAATACGCGGTCGGCGCGGCACGACGCGACCGGCTCAACGTCACCGACACTCCCGCCGCTCGGACGGCCGGCGCGGACATCCGCCTGGGCGACACCGCCGTCGCCATCGATCGCGTGCGGCAGAGGGTGCTGACCTCGTCCGGAGCCGAGCTCCCCTACGACCGGCTGGTGCTCGCCACGGGCGCGCGGGCGAACATCCCGACCCTCGACGGGCTGCAGCATTGCCGACGCGAACGCGACGCAATGCCCGCTCCGGGGCTCGACCGTGGCCCGCGCCCGCTCCCCCGTGGCGTGGTCGCACTCCGTGACCTCGCCGACGCCGATGCCGTCGCACCCGTGGTCGCCGCGGGCGGCACGATCGTCGTGTTCGGCGCCGGCGTGCTCGGGATGGAGTTCGCACTGCTCGCGGCGGGTCACGGGGCGCAGGTGGTCGTCGTCCACCACGGGCCGACCCCGATGGCCCGCAACCTCGACGAGCCCGGCGGCCGGATGCTGACCAGGGCCGTCAAGGCGCTCGACGTCGGAATGGCGGCGCACGCGCGCGCGGAGAGCATCGGCTTCCGCGACACCGAGGGCGGCCGTGTCTTCGACGGCATCGGATGCGCCGACGGGACGTACATCCCGGGCGATCTCCTCGTTCTCTCCTGCGGCGTCGGGCCACGGGTGGAACTGGCGCTTGCGGCCGGACTGGTTTGCTCGGCGGGCATCCTGGTCGACGAGGAGCTGCGCACGTGGACGGACCCCGACGTGTTCGCCATCGGCGACTGCGCTCAGGTGGCGTCGGCGGAGGACGCCGACGCAGCGGGCCGGGTGCCTGGTGCGCCGAGCGGGTTGATCGGGCCCGGATGGCGACAGGCCGGCGCGCTGGCGAGGCGGCTGCGCGCCGAGGCGACAGGGTCGACCGCCGGCGCCGACGCAGCCGTGGCGCTCCGGGAACGGCCGACGGCCGTGATGCTGAAGGCGACCGGCATCGACGTCGTCTCGGGAGGCGATCACTCCGCGGACCCGTGGGATGCCGACGCAGAGGTCACCGTCTGGCTCGACCCTGCTCGCGCCGTCTACCTCAAGACCGTCGTGAGAGAGGGGGCGCTGGCGGGATTCATCTCGGTGGGGCTGCCGCACGCGGGCGCCGAGCTGACCCTCCTGTTCGAGCGCCACGCGAGCCTCCCCGCCGAGCCGTCCGCGCTGCTGCGGCTGGACGCCGCCGACGCCGGCACTGCACCCGTCGAGGATCCGCTCGGCCCGGACGCCACCGTGTGCTGGTGCAACGGTGTCACGGCCGGCCGGATCAGCGACGCTGTCGCGTCCGGTTGCGACACCGTCGACGGCGTCGGGAAGGACACTCGGGCCGGGACGGGATGCGGCGGTTGCAAGGGCCGGATCGCCGCCATCCTCGCCGCGGCGGCGGTTCCGTGA
- a CDS encoding uroporphyrinogen-III synthase: protein MTDERSGIAAFRPDQLAGFRIGVTSDRRSADLIDAFERRGASVLHAPTVHMQHAADDAPVIADTARVIADGPDVLLATTSYGMRRWFEVADAAGLGEDLHAALSGTTILVRGPKARGAVRAAGLDDAGMSDEETTASLVSKVMAEFPSGITVAVQLHGQTDETQLERLRAAGNRVLTVAPYTWSVAEDTDERATRLVEAIAGRHLDCVTFTSAPAVDGLLIAALARGRYPEVIEAFREDVVAATVGPVTSTPLVSAGIAPLQPDRFRMGALIRLVCEHLEARSTRRISTRHGDIELRGSVAVVAGTAVRLTPASLSLFRALLAANGAVVSRRDLSVALDDSCDEHAMEVSLSRLRQSLGTPGLVATVVKRGYRLDV from the coding sequence ATGACGGACGAGCGGTCCGGCATCGCCGCGTTCCGGCCGGACCAGCTGGCCGGATTCCGGATCGGCGTCACCAGCGACCGGCGCTCGGCGGACCTGATCGACGCGTTCGAGCGCCGGGGAGCCAGCGTGCTGCATGCCCCGACGGTGCACATGCAGCACGCCGCAGACGACGCACCCGTCATCGCCGACACCGCGCGCGTCATCGCGGACGGCCCGGATGTGCTGCTCGCCACGACCAGTTACGGGATGCGCCGCTGGTTCGAGGTGGCAGACGCCGCCGGTCTGGGCGAAGACCTGCATGCGGCCCTGTCCGGGACGACGATCCTGGTGCGCGGTCCGAAGGCGCGCGGCGCGGTTCGTGCCGCAGGCCTGGACGACGCGGGCATGAGCGACGAAGAGACGACAGCCTCTCTGGTGAGCAAGGTCATGGCCGAGTTCCCGTCGGGGATCACCGTCGCCGTCCAGTTGCACGGGCAGACGGACGAGACCCAGCTGGAGCGTCTGCGGGCCGCCGGCAACCGCGTGCTCACCGTCGCGCCGTACACCTGGTCGGTCGCCGAGGACACGGATGAGCGGGCCACCCGGCTCGTGGAGGCCATCGCCGGTCGCCATCTCGACTGTGTGACCTTCACCAGCGCGCCTGCGGTCGACGGCTTGCTGATCGCCGCCCTGGCACGCGGCCGCTATCCGGAGGTCATCGAGGCTTTCCGCGAGGACGTCGTCGCCGCGACCGTCGGACCGGTCACCTCCACTCCGCTCGTGAGCGCGGGGATCGCACCGCTGCAGCCCGACCGATTCCGGATGGGGGCGCTGATCCGATTGGTCTGCGAGCACCTCGAGGCGCGGTCCACCCGTCGCATCAGCACGCGGCATGGCGACATCGAGTTGCGCGGAAGCGTCGCCGTCGTGGCGGGGACCGCTGTGCGGCTCACTCCCGCCTCACTGTCGTTGTTCCGCGCGCTTCTGGCCGCGAACGGCGCGGTGGTCTCCCGCCGGGACCTGTCGGTCGCCCTCGACGACTCCTGCGACGAGCACGCGATGGAGGTGTCGCTCAGCCGGCTCCGCCAGAGCCTCGGCACTCCTGGCCTCGTCGCCACGGTCGTCAAGCGCGGCTACCGCCTCGACGTCTGA
- the nirB gene encoding nitrite reductase large subunit NirB, which translates to MTTRRTVIVGGGPAAHRLVDALVSRGGGTSRSLVVVSEEPYLPYDRVQLSKRLADATVDLTLEPASHWEDAAVELRLGEAATSIDTVARTIATTSGAVLDYDDLVLATGSSAPVPDIPGSAASRVYRTIDDVDALVVEVTELRERLGRAPRVAVAGGGLLGLEAAGGVVALGAEAVIIHSGGWLMSAQLDEGAGQALGRLISARGIDLHLGTRPREIVVGDDDLPVAVRCADGRTVPADIVVFSIGIRARDELAKEAGIATAERGGIVVDEGCRTSDPSVWAIGEVAAIDGRTVGLVAPANAMAETVADRLLGGDATFTTVDDATKLKLSGVDVASFGDAFAREPGALEIVYADPARGLYQKLVVSDDARTLLGGVFVGDAAPYVGLRPLLGRELDAEPAAYLSAAGAEPPAGGALPDDAFVCSCNNVTAGTVRSAVGDGCHDLGELKACTRAGTQCGSCVPLVKKLLEAELTAAGATVSRALCEHFALSRQELFESIRVLELTSWEETIARLGTGRGCDICKPVVGSILASQHSGYPLDGGRGPLQDTNDRALANMQKDGTYSVVPRIPGGEITPRKLGVIAEVATDFGLYTKITGGQRIDMFGARLDQLPEIWKRLVDAGFESGQAYGKALRNVKSCVGSTWCRYGVQDSVGMAVGLELRYRGLRAPHKFKFGVSGCARECAEARGKDVGVIATDKGWNLYVGGNGGFQPAHAQLLASDLDDETLVRYIDRYLMYYIRTADRLQRTARWMEDLDGGVDHVRQVVVEDSLGLGAELEAAMAAHIDTYEDEWAATLRDPERLRRFRSFVNAPTEADPSIARVEERGQLRPATAEERAAGAVLVAGTTIPVREATEGEAP; encoded by the coding sequence CCCGCCTCTCACTGGGAGGACGCGGCTGTCGAACTCCGGCTCGGGGAAGCGGCCACGTCGATCGACACCGTCGCCAGAACGATCGCGACGACGTCCGGTGCAGTACTCGACTATGACGATCTCGTGCTCGCCACCGGATCCTCGGCACCCGTTCCGGACATCCCCGGCTCCGCCGCATCCCGCGTTTACCGCACCATCGACGACGTCGACGCGCTGGTCGTCGAGGTGACGGAACTGCGCGAGCGACTCGGCCGCGCGCCACGGGTCGCTGTCGCCGGAGGCGGCCTGCTCGGGTTGGAGGCGGCCGGCGGTGTCGTTGCGCTCGGGGCCGAAGCGGTCATCATCCACTCGGGCGGCTGGCTGATGTCGGCGCAGCTCGACGAAGGCGCCGGGCAGGCGCTGGGCCGGCTGATCTCGGCGCGCGGCATCGATCTGCACCTCGGCACCCGCCCACGCGAGATCGTCGTGGGCGACGACGATCTCCCGGTGGCGGTGCGGTGCGCCGACGGGCGGACTGTCCCGGCCGACATCGTCGTCTTCTCGATCGGCATCCGTGCCCGTGACGAGCTGGCGAAGGAGGCCGGGATCGCGACGGCCGAGCGTGGCGGGATCGTCGTGGACGAGGGGTGCCGGACCTCCGACCCGTCGGTCTGGGCCATCGGCGAGGTCGCGGCGATCGACGGACGCACAGTCGGCCTGGTCGCCCCGGCGAACGCGATGGCGGAGACCGTGGCCGATCGTCTGCTGGGCGGTGACGCGACGTTCACCACCGTGGACGATGCGACCAAGCTCAAGCTCTCCGGTGTGGATGTGGCGAGCTTCGGCGACGCCTTCGCACGGGAGCCCGGCGCGCTGGAGATCGTCTACGCGGACCCTGCGCGGGGCCTGTACCAGAAGCTGGTCGTCAGCGACGACGCGAGGACTCTCCTCGGCGGAGTCTTCGTCGGTGACGCCGCGCCGTACGTCGGATTGCGACCGCTGCTCGGCCGGGAGCTCGACGCCGAGCCCGCGGCGTATCTCTCGGCGGCGGGCGCCGAGCCGCCCGCCGGCGGTGCACTGCCCGACGACGCGTTCGTCTGCTCGTGCAACAACGTGACGGCGGGAACTGTGCGGAGCGCCGTCGGCGACGGGTGCCACGATCTCGGCGAGCTGAAGGCCTGCACCCGCGCCGGGACCCAATGCGGCTCGTGCGTGCCGTTGGTGAAGAAGCTGCTGGAGGCAGAGCTCACCGCTGCGGGCGCGACCGTGTCCCGTGCGCTGTGCGAGCACTTCGCGCTGTCCCGGCAGGAACTGTTCGAGTCCATCCGGGTGCTGGAGCTGACCAGCTGGGAGGAGACGATCGCCCGGCTCGGCACCGGTCGGGGCTGCGATATCTGCAAGCCCGTCGTCGGCAGCATCCTCGCCAGCCAGCACAGCGGCTACCCTCTCGACGGCGGTCGCGGCCCGCTCCAGGACACCAACGACCGCGCCCTCGCGAACATGCAGAAGGACGGAACGTATTCGGTGGTGCCGCGCATCCCGGGCGGCGAGATCACCCCGCGGAAGCTCGGCGTCATCGCCGAGGTCGCCACCGATTTCGGCCTCTACACGAAGATCACGGGCGGGCAGCGGATCGACATGTTCGGCGCCCGGCTCGACCAGCTGCCGGAGATCTGGAAACGGCTGGTGGACGCGGGGTTCGAGTCCGGGCAGGCATACGGCAAGGCGCTGCGCAATGTGAAGAGTTGCGTGGGTTCCACGTGGTGCCGGTACGGGGTGCAGGACTCGGTCGGGATGGCCGTTGGACTCGAACTGCGGTACCGCGGCCTGCGCGCGCCGCACAAGTTCAAGTTCGGCGTCTCCGGATGCGCCCGTGAATGCGCGGAGGCCCGGGGCAAGGACGTGGGCGTGATCGCGACAGACAAGGGCTGGAACCTCTATGTCGGCGGCAACGGCGGCTTCCAGCCGGCGCACGCGCAGTTGCTCGCATCGGATCTCGACGACGAGACGCTGGTGCGGTACATCGACCGCTACCTCATGTACTACATCCGCACCGCCGACCGGCTGCAGCGCACGGCCAGATGGATGGAGGACCTCGACGGCGGTGTCGATCACGTCCGTCAGGTCGTCGTCGAGGACTCGCTCGGTCTCGGCGCCGAGCTGGAGGCGGCCATGGCCGCACACATCGACACCTACGAGGACGAATGGGCGGCGACCCTGCGCGACCCGGAGCGGCTGCGCCGGTTCCGCTCGTTCGTGAATGCACCGACGGAGGCGGACCCGTCCATCGCCCGGGTGGAAGAACGCGGGCAACTGCGTCCGGCCACGGCAGAGGAGCGCGCGGCAGGCGCCGTGCTGGTGGCGGGGACGACCATCCCGGTCCGTGAAGCGACAGAGGGAGAAGCACCATGA
- a CDS encoding molybdopterin oxidoreductase family protein, giving the protein MTLTPSPGGPAPIEVTGRAFPTNRGGLCKKGWTSAELLAIPDRLVTPLIRDRTLGRFRPAGWDEALGFIADRLAAIRREDGADAVGVFGGGGLTNEKAYLLGKFARLALGTSRIDYNGRFCMASAAAAGNRAFGVDRGMPFPVSDLDDAETIMLLGSNVAATMPPFIGHLAGARAAGGLIVMDPRRSQTAQLTTEGGGIHIQPAPGTDLIVLLGLTHLVLADGNADTAYLESRTTGFDAVRRSVASWWPERVREHTGVPAAQLREVAARLARGRSTYILTGRGVEQHVDGTDTATAAINLALVLGLVGRAGSGYGTLTGQGNGQGGREHGQKCDQLPGYRKIADPEHRAAVAAVWGVDPGVIPGPGIPAVELLGMLGKPGGVRALLVHGANVVVSGPDTTAIRAGLQALDLLVVCDFVLSETAELADVVLPVTQWAEEEGTMTNLEGRILRRHRAIGPPAEVRSELQILAELARRLGAPSVWPTDPAAVFDELARASEGGVADYSGLSHATLDAQLAVGEAAHWPYPAGSHGTPRLFLDRFGHDDGRARMVAVRAREVTAGREPGELTLITGRLLEHYQSGAQTRRVPELLAAQPGVRAEIHPATAARLGIADAEPVRVYNARGVVEATALLTDGIRLDTVFLPFHFAGSHCANLLTGSAVDPVSAMPDFKRTPVTVERAEVVAGVEGAA; this is encoded by the coding sequence ATGACACTCACGCCCTCCCCCGGCGGCCCGGCCCCGATCGAGGTCACCGGGCGGGCGTTCCCGACCAACCGCGGCGGCCTCTGCAAGAAGGGCTGGACCTCCGCCGAACTGCTCGCGATTCCCGACCGGCTCGTCACCCCGCTGATCCGCGATCGCACCCTGGGCCGGTTCCGCCCCGCCGGCTGGGACGAAGCGCTCGGCTTCATCGCCGACCGTCTCGCGGCGATCCGGCGGGAGGACGGGGCCGACGCTGTCGGCGTGTTCGGGGGCGGCGGCCTCACGAATGAGAAGGCGTACCTGCTCGGGAAGTTCGCCCGCCTCGCTCTCGGCACCTCCCGTATCGACTACAACGGACGCTTCTGCATGGCCTCGGCGGCCGCCGCCGGAAACCGCGCCTTCGGCGTCGATCGAGGGATGCCGTTCCCGGTGTCCGACCTCGACGACGCCGAGACCATCATGCTCCTCGGTTCGAACGTCGCTGCCACCATGCCTCCGTTCATCGGCCATCTGGCGGGCGCCCGCGCCGCCGGCGGCCTGATCGTGATGGACCCGCGCCGTTCCCAGACCGCTCAGCTCACAACAGAAGGCGGAGGCATCCATATCCAGCCGGCGCCCGGCACCGACCTCATCGTGCTGCTCGGGCTCACCCATCTCGTTCTCGCCGACGGGAACGCGGACACCGCCTACCTGGAGTCGCGCACGACCGGCTTCGACGCCGTCCGCCGCAGCGTCGCCTCCTGGTGGCCAGAGCGCGTCCGGGAGCACACCGGCGTCCCCGCCGCGCAGTTGAGGGAGGTCGCCGCCCGGCTCGCCCGAGGGCGCAGCACGTATATCCTCACCGGACGCGGCGTGGAGCAGCATGTCGACGGCACGGACACCGCGACGGCGGCGATCAACCTCGCCCTGGTCCTCGGCCTGGTCGGACGAGCCGGCTCCGGATACGGAACCCTGACCGGCCAGGGCAACGGACAGGGCGGTCGCGAGCACGGCCAGAAATGCGATCAGCTCCCCGGGTACCGCAAGATCGCGGACCCCGAACACCGGGCCGCCGTGGCCGCTGTCTGGGGCGTGGACCCTGGCGTCATCCCCGGGCCCGGCATTCCCGCCGTCGAACTGCTCGGGATGCTCGGCAAGCCAGGCGGCGTGCGTGCGCTCCTCGTCCACGGCGCCAACGTGGTCGTCTCCGGACCCGACACCACTGCGATCCGCGCCGGCCTCCAGGCGCTCGACCTCCTGGTGGTCTGCGACTTCGTCCTGTCCGAGACGGCGGAACTCGCCGACGTCGTGCTACCGGTCACGCAGTGGGCCGAAGAGGAGGGCACCATGACGAATCTGGAGGGCCGCATCCTTCGCCGGCATCGAGCGATCGGCCCGCCCGCCGAGGTGCGCAGCGAACTCCAGATCCTGGCCGAGCTCGCACGACGGCTGGGTGCGCCATCGGTCTGGCCGACCGACCCTGCCGCCGTGTTCGACGAGTTGGCGCGTGCATCGGAGGGGGGTGTCGCCGACTACTCGGGCCTCAGCCACGCGACACTGGATGCGCAGCTGGCAGTGGGCGAGGCGGCGCACTGGCCGTATCCGGCGGGGTCTCACGGCACCCCCCGGCTCTTCCTCGATCGTTTCGGTCACGACGACGGCCGCGCCCGAATGGTGGCGGTGCGCGCGCGTGAGGTCACCGCCGGGCGCGAGCCGGGTGAGCTCACCCTCATCACAGGACGACTGTTGGAGCACTATCAGTCGGGGGCGCAGACACGTCGAGTCCCCGAGCTGCTCGCCGCACAGCCTGGTGTGCGGGCGGAGATCCACCCCGCGACCGCCGCCCGGCTCGGTATCGCAGACGCCGAGCCGGTGCGGGTCTACAACGCGCGCGGGGTCGTCGAGGCGACCGCGCTGCTCACCGACGGCATCCGCCTCGACACCGTGTTCCTCCCGTTCCACTTCGCCGGATCGCACTGCGCCAACCTGCTCACGGGGTCCGCTGTCGACCCGGTCTCTGCGATGCCGGACTTCAAGCGCACCCCGGTGACGGTCGAGCGCGCGGAGGTCGTCGCCGGTGTCGAGGGCGCGGCATGA